One segment of Acidianus sp. HS-5 DNA contains the following:
- a CDS encoding CTP synthase has protein sequence MTKFVIVTGGVLSSVGKGTVAASIGLLLKARGYNVSVVKVDPYINVDAGTMNPYMHGEVFVTDDGAEADLDLGHYERFLDIDMSKHNNVTAGKVYFEVIKKEREGKYLGQTVQIIPHVTDEIKSMIRKVAELDKADIVIVEIGGTVGDIESLPFLEAVRQMKLEEEEHDIVFIHVALVEYLSITGELKTKPLQHSVQELRRIGIQPDIIIARSIVPIDDETKKKIALFTNVKPDYIFSNYDVSTAYEVPLILEKQALPSKVLSKLDLKDSQPKLDNWINFINALKNGNKVVKIGLVGKYTKLKDSYLSIKEAIYHASASLHIKPQIVWIESTDLEKDNAIEEKLKGLDGIVVLPGFGARGVEGKLKAIKYARTNNVPYLGICYGLQLAVVEFARDVLGLKGAHTTEVDPNTPYPVVTLLDEQKRVTQVGGTMRLGAQKIILKEGTIAYSIYGKPEVYERHRHRYEINPEYVDKLQSAGMVISGVSENGLVEMIELKDHKFFVATQAHPEFKSRPLRPSPLFVGFLKAAAGL, from the coding sequence GTGACAAAGTTCGTAATAGTAACTGGTGGTGTATTATCTAGTGTAGGAAAAGGCACAGTTGCTGCGTCTATAGGACTTCTTCTAAAGGCAAGAGGATACAATGTATCAGTTGTGAAAGTAGATCCTTATATCAATGTAGATGCCGGTACAATGAACCCTTACATGCACGGTGAGGTCTTTGTAACTGACGATGGAGCAGAAGCTGATCTGGATTTAGGTCATTATGAAAGGTTTCTCGACATAGATATGAGTAAGCACAATAATGTTACTGCAGGTAAGGTTTATTTTGAAGTCATAAAGAAGGAAAGGGAAGGCAAATATTTAGGTCAAACAGTTCAAATTATACCTCACGTTACTGATGAGATAAAATCTATGATAAGAAAAGTCGCGGAATTAGATAAGGCTGATATTGTAATAGTTGAAATAGGAGGTACTGTAGGTGATATTGAAAGCCTACCGTTCCTTGAGGCAGTAAGACAAATGAAACTAGAGGAAGAGGAGCATGACATCGTTTTTATTCATGTTGCTCTAGTTGAATATCTAAGTATAACTGGAGAGCTAAAAACAAAGCCTTTGCAGCACAGCGTTCAAGAGTTAAGAAGAATAGGAATCCAGCCAGATATTATAATTGCAAGGTCAATTGTTCCTATAGATGACGAAACTAAGAAGAAAATAGCTTTATTCACTAATGTAAAACCAGACTACATCTTTTCTAATTACGATGTATCAACTGCTTATGAAGTTCCTTTAATTTTAGAGAAACAAGCACTTCCATCAAAGGTTCTCTCAAAGCTTGATCTGAAGGATTCACAGCCTAAACTTGATAATTGGATAAATTTTATTAATGCGTTAAAGAATGGTAATAAAGTTGTTAAAATAGGTTTAGTAGGTAAATATACTAAATTAAAGGATAGTTATCTGAGCATAAAGGAGGCAATATATCATGCTTCTGCGTCGCTTCATATTAAACCTCAGATAGTCTGGATAGAGTCTACTGATCTGGAGAAGGATAATGCAATTGAGGAGAAACTGAAAGGATTAGATGGAATAGTGGTATTACCGGGTTTCGGAGCTAGAGGCGTAGAAGGAAAACTAAAAGCAATAAAATATGCTAGAACTAACAACGTTCCTTATCTTGGAATTTGCTATGGTTTACAATTAGCAGTAGTGGAGTTCGCCAGAGACGTATTAGGTCTAAAAGGTGCACATACTACAGAGGTTGATCCTAATACTCCTTATCCCGTGGTTACTCTTTTAGATGAGCAAAAGAGGGTTACGCAAGTAGGTGGAACCATGAGGTTGGGAGCTCAAAAGATTATTCTCAAGGAAGGAACGATAGCTTATAGTATTTATGGTAAACCAGAAGTTTATGAGAGGCATAGGCATAGATATGAGATTAATCCTGAATACGTTGATAAATTACAGTCTGCAGGCATGGTAATTTCTGGAGTTAGCGAGAACGGTTTAGTCGAAATGATAGAATTGAAGGATCATAAATTCTTTGTAGCAACTCAAGCTCATCCAGAATTTAAGAGCAGGCCTCTACGTCCATCACCGTTATTTGTTGGATTCTTGAAGGCTGCCGCTGGACTCTGA
- a CDS encoding orotidine 5'-phosphate decarboxylase / HUMPS family protein, protein MKDEIIEKISNKKNLQVALDFISLDDAMRVAKMAIEGGVDIVEVGTPLVKAEGIRGMKQLRELAKNKILLADTKTADAGDVEVELAKQGNADIMTVLGIMSDSTIKSAVDKAKELGILVQADLINVNDPVKRAKTLKDLGVDIIGLHVGLDVQKERGITVTSLKNEIKQISEFSLVSVAGGLNEKNIADLLDLPINIYVVGGAITRSSDPLLVTKRLINIIGGYK, encoded by the coding sequence ATGAAAGACGAAATTATTGAAAAAATTTCTAACAAAAAGAACTTGCAAGTAGCGTTAGATTTCATATCTCTCGATGACGCAATGAGAGTAGCAAAAATGGCAATAGAAGGAGGAGTAGATATAGTAGAAGTAGGAACTCCCCTAGTTAAGGCTGAAGGAATCAGAGGAATGAAACAGCTAAGAGAACTCGCCAAGAATAAAATTCTACTAGCAGATACTAAAACTGCTGATGCAGGTGACGTGGAAGTAGAACTCGCTAAACAAGGTAATGCAGATATAATGACAGTTCTCGGAATAATGAGTGATTCCACAATAAAGTCAGCAGTAGATAAAGCGAAAGAACTAGGAATTTTAGTACAGGCCGATTTAATTAACGTTAATGATCCTGTAAAAAGAGCAAAGACTCTGAAAGACCTTGGAGTAGATATAATAGGTTTACACGTTGGTTTGGATGTTCAAAAAGAACGCGGAATTACTGTAACATCCTTAAAGAATGAGATTAAACAAATATCAGAATTCTCGCTTGTATCAGTTGCAGGAGGACTGAATGAGAAGAATATTGCCGATTTGCTAGATTTGCCTATAAATATCTATGTAGTAGGAGGAGCAATAACCAGAAGTAGTGATCCCCTACTTGTTACAAAACGTTTAATTAATATAATAGGAGGATATAAATAA
- a CDS encoding Trm112 family protein: MKYRLMDLLACPMCKHFPLQLIVISQKKIERATDEKKPLCELYCAYKNSEVKNVEDPPCDECITYEIEEGVLYCPECKRWYPIIDEIPRMLPDKLRKKEEDLKFLEKNKTKLPPYIVENGIPFNLSSLK, from the coding sequence ATGAAGTATAGATTAATGGATTTATTAGCTTGTCCTATGTGCAAGCATTTTCCTCTTCAGCTTATAGTTATTTCTCAGAAAAAGATTGAGAGGGCTACAGATGAAAAGAAGCCTTTATGCGAGCTTTATTGCGCATATAAAAATTCTGAGGTAAAAAACGTTGAGGATCCTCCATGCGATGAATGCATAACTTATGAAATAGAAGAAGGAGTACTTTATTGTCCAGAATGCAAAAGATGGTATCCAATAATTGACGAAATTCCTAGAATGTTGCCTGATAAATTGAGGAAGAAAGAGGAAGATTTAAAATTCCTTGAAAAGAATAAGACTAAGTTACCGCCTTATATTGTAGAGAATGGTATTCCATTTAACTTATCGAGTTTAAAATGA
- a CDS encoding DUF2153 domain-containing protein — MESSFLSNLDEWIKMQKSLLATIKDMEKNESNKDMDRLDLILASRVAFQHMMRTIKAFDQWLQDPMIIKHMPKEMLEDVKKTSWGILEQLLELDIRHTSEARDLINKLGKEGKLDPLIWSRPLFEEQQNQNNRRITFTTM; from the coding sequence TTGGAAAGTTCATTTCTATCTAATTTAGACGAATGGATAAAGATGCAGAAGAGCTTACTTGCTACTATTAAGGACATGGAGAAGAATGAGAGCAATAAGGACATGGATAGGTTAGATTTAATCTTAGCTTCTAGAGTGGCTTTCCAACACATGATGAGGACTATAAAAGCGTTTGACCAGTGGTTACAAGATCCAATGATAATAAAGCATATGCCTAAAGAAATGCTAGAAGATGTAAAGAAGACCAGCTGGGGTATATTAGAACAATTACTTGAACTAGATATTAGGCATACTAGCGAAGCACGCGATTTGATAAATAAATTAGGAAAAGAAGGCAAATTAGATCCTTTAATATGGTCCAGGCCATTGTTTGAAGAACAGCAGAACCAAAATAATAGGAGAATAACTTTCACTACGATGTAA
- the glmM gene encoding phosphoglucosamine mutase, whose product MGKLFGTDGIRGTINKELTIELAQKMGQAIGTFFGKGSTILIGRDARAGGDMYTRSVESGLLSAGVKVYEGGFAPTPALQYAVKTLGYDAGVIITASHNPAEYNGIKVIDKDGVEISRDKENEIEDIYFSGKFYSEDWRTLTFDVKKEDRVVDNYVKGVLSHVDVEKIKKKEFKVLIDGANSVGSITSPIVARELGCKIYGINTNLDPLFTARTPEPTFNSLKETASLAKELKVDLGVAHDGDADRAIFIDSLGRVQWGDRSGALLSYWASTKESGYPRRIFTAVSSSVLVQDYLKKYNIEVVWTKVGSVDIAHKLMEEKGIAGFEENGGFIFPLHQYVRDGAMSFALMLEMLASENISSAELFDNLPKYYTVKTKVHINKDTNVEKIYEAVKSAYPGDIVTIDGVKVITPDYWFLVRKSGTEPIVRVMVEAKNEEKAQNLANDLVKLVGSLV is encoded by the coding sequence ATGGGCAAACTTTTCGGTACGGACGGAATAAGAGGAACTATAAATAAAGAGTTAACTATAGAGTTAGCTCAAAAAATGGGACAGGCTATTGGTACATTTTTTGGTAAAGGATCTACAATACTTATAGGAAGAGATGCTAGAGCAGGCGGAGATATGTATACTAGGTCTGTTGAGAGCGGTTTATTGAGTGCAGGAGTTAAAGTTTATGAAGGAGGCTTTGCACCTACTCCGGCTTTACAGTATGCCGTGAAGACCTTAGGTTATGATGCCGGAGTAATTATTACTGCTAGCCATAACCCAGCAGAATATAATGGGATAAAAGTAATTGATAAGGACGGTGTTGAGATTTCTAGGGATAAGGAAAACGAGATTGAGGATATTTACTTTTCTGGAAAATTCTATTCTGAAGATTGGAGGACCTTAACTTTTGACGTAAAGAAAGAGGATAGGGTAGTAGATAATTATGTTAAAGGTGTTTTAAGTCATGTTGATGTTGAGAAAATAAAGAAGAAGGAATTTAAAGTACTGATTGACGGTGCAAATAGTGTAGGTTCAATAACTTCTCCTATAGTTGCAAGGGAGTTGGGCTGTAAGATATATGGTATAAACACTAATCTAGATCCTTTATTTACTGCTAGGACTCCAGAGCCTACCTTTAATAGTTTAAAGGAAACTGCAAGCCTTGCTAAAGAACTTAAGGTTGATTTAGGTGTTGCCCATGATGGTGATGCTGATAGGGCAATATTTATAGATTCTTTAGGTAGAGTACAATGGGGAGACAGGAGCGGAGCATTACTATCTTATTGGGCTTCAACTAAGGAGAGTGGATATCCAAGGAGAATATTTACAGCAGTTTCAAGCTCCGTCCTAGTTCAGGATTACCTTAAGAAATATAACATAGAGGTAGTGTGGACTAAAGTGGGTAGTGTTGATATTGCTCATAAATTAATGGAAGAGAAGGGAATTGCAGGCTTTGAAGAGAATGGCGGATTCATTTTCCCTCTTCATCAGTACGTTAGAGACGGTGCGATGTCCTTTGCCTTAATGCTTGAAATGTTAGCTTCTGAGAATATTTCCTCAGCAGAGCTTTTCGATAATTTACCTAAGTATTACACTGTGAAGACTAAGGTTCATATTAACAAGGACACGAATGTTGAGAAAATATATGAAGCAGTGAAGTCTGCATATCCTGGCGATATCGTAACTATAGATGGAGTGAAAGTGATTACCCCAGACTACTGGTTCTTGGTTAGGAAGAGCGGTACTGAGCCTATAGTAAGAGTAATGGTTGAAGCTAAGAATGAGGAAAAGGCACAAAATCTTGCTAATGATTTAGTAAAGCTGGTAGGTAGTTTAGTATGA